The Nitrospira sp. SG-bin1 sequence TTCGTCAATTTACACACGCGGCTTGACATCACCACAGGTCGCGACGGCTTGACATTCGGAGAAAGGCTGTCGTACAGAAATCGGATTAGGCAGTCAACCGTTCGAAGGAGAGGGGAGTTATGAAATTTCTTGAAGATCCGATGCAGACGATGGGAGTAGGATTTGCGCTCACCATCGTGTTGATCGTTATATATTTGGGTTTAACGGGTATTGGCGCGGGTGAAGCGGAGTGGGCCAACATGATCCTTCGCTGGATACACTTCCTGGCCGGCATCACGTGGATTGGGCTCTTGTATTTCTTCAATTTGATCAATGCCGCGTTCCTGAAAAGCCTGGACGGGCCTACCAAGAACATCGTGATCCCCAAGCTCATGCCGGCTGCGCTCAACTGGTTCCGGCACGGGGCGACGGTCACCGTGCTGGCCGGCGTCTTGCTGTATGGCCACATGTACCACAAGGGCGGCACGGGCGCTGTCGCCTTGGCGATCGGCGGGCTGCTCGGCATCATCATGATGGGCAATGTCCATGGCATTATTTGGCCGAACCAGAAGAAGATTATTGCCGCCGTCACCGCGGCGGCGCAAGGAACTCCTGCACCGCCTGAGATGGCCCAATGGGGACGGACTGCCTTACTGGCGTCGCGCGTCAATTTCATGTTGTCGATTCCTATGTTGTTCTTCATGGGAGCCGGCAGCCATTTTCGTTAAAAGTTTGGGCTGTTCGCCGGTAAGTTCCCTTTACCGGCGAACAGTTTGTGGCAGTAGCTCGGTTTAGTTGCCTCTCTTGCGCCTCTATACCCAGTATCAGGGTAGGTCACCTAGTCCTAACTGATTGAGATTCAGGCCTATTTAGCCAAGTCGCCTTGACGGATGAAGAGGCGGAGCCGTATAGTACGAAGTCCGTGTTGAGGACGTAAGCGGTATGCCTATGCCTACGACTGCAGAACCACGCCTTGTGCAACAGATGGAAGGTGCTCCTTGGGAGATTGAAGGGTACCTCAAAGTGGGTGGCTATAAAGCCTGGACGCGTTGCGTGAAAGAACTGAAGGCGACTGAAGTGATCGACGAGCTGAAGAAGTCCGGCCTACGAGGGCGGGGTGGAGCAGGGTTTCCGACGGGAATCAAATGGGACAAGGTCTTGAACCACCGCGTGAAAGAGCGCTATTTCGTCTGCAATGCCGGCGAACATGAGCCGGGAACGTTTAAAGATCGTCATCTGTTGAAAACGCTGCCGCATCAGCTGATCGAAGGCTGTCTCATCGCGTCTCACACGGTACAGGCAAAAGCCTCCTTCATCTATGTGAACCATGAGTACCATGAAGAACGACAGAATCTGAAGAAAGCGTTGGCTCAAGCGAAAGAACGGGGGCTGATCGGCAAGAATGTGTTGGACAGCGGCTTCGATATAGAACTGGAAGTGTTTGAAGGCCATGGCAGCTACGTCGCCGGTGAAGAGACGGCCATGCTGGAGTCGATGCAGGGACGTCCGGCAATGCCACGGCAGAAACCACCGTTCTATCCGACCGACTTCGGCCTCTACGGCAAGCCGACTCTGGTCAATAATGTTGAGACGTTGTGCAACATACCGCGGATTCTCTCTAAAGGTGCGGGGTGGTTCATTCAAACCGGGACCGAAAAGTGCCCAGGCACCATGATGTTTTCACTCAGTGGAGCGGTCAATCGTCCCGGTGTGTACGAAATGCCGATGGGAGTGACGATCAGAGACCTGATCGAGCAATGCGGCGGAGGGGTGCCCAACGGCCGCACGATCAAGGCGGTCTTTCCCGGCGGCCCGGCGTTTTCCATGGTGACGGCGGATCAGCTCGATTTGCCCATGGACTTCGATTCGTTGAAGAAAGCCGGGACAGGGTTGGGTTCGGCCGGTGTGATCGTCGTCGACGATGCGACCTGCATGGTGGCTAAGACTCTGCACTTTTCCAATTTTTTCAAGAACGAAAGTTGCGGGCAATGCCCTCCCTGTCGAATGGGAACCAACAATCTCGCCGTGCTGATGGCGAAGATTGAAGCGGGACAAGGCACTCAAAAAGACCTGGACAGCATGCTGCAGCTGTGTGGATTCGTCAAAGGGACCGGGTACTGCACCCTCGTGACCGGTGCCTCGGTCTTGGTGCAAAGCAGCCTGAAGTTGTTCCGTCACGAATACGAGGATCATATCCGGTTGCAGCGGTGTCCCTATCAGGAAGCACCGGCCGGGATGGGGGCTCATTCGTAGGAGAAGTCATGCCGCGAGTGACCTTTCTGCATTCGAACGGGCGGAGCGGGGACGTGGAAGAGAACATTTCCCTTCTAGACGCCGCGAAAGAAGTGGGCTTCCGGTTGAATCACGACTGCGGAGGAAACGCCTCCTGCACGACCTGCCGCGTGGAGGTACAATCGGGGCATGACCACCTCTCGGAAATCGATTTTGACGAGCAGGACCTGCTGGATCGGGAAGCGCTGACGGAGCCGTGGCATCGCCTGGCGTGCCAGGCGCGTGTCTTGGGAGACGTCGTCGTGCGTGTGCCGGAGGCCAAGTGGGAGAATCCGACGACCGCGACGACGGAGGCATGGGGTTGATATTCGAGAGAGAGATGTTAGACTAACACTCTGGCCCGTTGATGCGGGCCGGATCGATCCATAGAGGAGGACAACGATGGTTACCATTACGCCCGTGGCGGAACAGAAAATCAAGGAATTAATGGCCGAAGAAAAGGATGTGGTGGGGCTGCGAGTATATGTTCGTGGCGGTGGGTGCCACGGTTATCAGTACGGAATGGCTTTTGAATCCAAGATGGCCGAAGATGATACGGTCATTGAAAAGGGCGAAGTGAAACTCATCATGGATTCTCAGAGTGCCCCTTTGCTGCAGGGCGCGGAAGTTGACTACGTGGACAGCGTCCAGGGTTCGGGTTTTTCGATCAAGAATCCCCAGGCCAAAACTACATGCGGCTGCGGCAGCTCATTTAGCGCATAAGAGCCACCGGATCGCGTTGGAGCGCCGACTAGAGACCCTTCGGGCAAGGACCGCTCAGGCTCGAGCGGTCCTTGCTGTTTTACCATCCACAAGAGACACGCAAACGAATGCCACGGACATATGTGACGAGGCGCTACCGGTTTTGCGCCGCCCACAGGCTCCACACGGATCAGCTCTCGCCGGAGGAGAATTGGGCCGCGTTCGGAAAGTGTAATAACCCGAACGGTCATGGGCATAACTACGTGGTGCTGGTGACGATCAGGAACGGAGCGATACAGGGAATGGGCGACGTGGACCGTCTTGACCGCATCGTCAGTGAGAACATCGTCGAACGCTTCGATCATCGCGATCTCAACGGTGATCCGGCATTCGCTGCGTTGACGACCACCGGGGAGAATCTGGTCAAAGTGATCTGGGACATCTTGGCGCCGTTCCTGCCCGCCGACAGTCTGCAGAAAGTCGGGGTCATCGAGACAAGAGACAACTATTTCGAATATGCGGGCGTTACCTGAAACGAGAGGATGGCGTGAGCGAGCAACGAAAAAAGGAGAAAGGACGAGAAGCGGTGGAAGATACCGGCGGAACGGGAAAGCCCGCAGACCTGCGGGTGCTCCAGTCGCTGGTGACGGAAATGTTGCTCGCCCTGGGTGAAAAACCCGGTCGCAACGGCTTGCTGAAAACACCGGAGCGCGTGGCCAAGGCATTGGCCTTTATGACGCAGGGCTATCAACGCGATATCGACCATTTGTTGAACGGAGCGCTGTTTCCGATCGAATACGACGAGATGGTCATCGTCAAAGACATCGACTTCTTCAGTATGTGCGAGCACCATCTGCTCCCGTTTTTCGGAAGAGTCCATGTCGGCTACCTGCCGAATAAGAAAGTCGTCGGCCTCAGCAAAATTCCTCGAATCGTCGATACCTTCGCTCGACGGCTACAAGTACAGGAACGATTGACGGTTCAAATCGCCGAAACGCTGAGCACCAAGTTGAACGCGCACGGCGTCGGAGTCGTCGTCGAAGCTCGGCATCTCTGCATGATGATGCGCGGAGTCGAAAAACAAAACACCGTCGCGGTCACAAGTTCCATGCTGGGAGCGTTCCGCAGTCAATCGCAGACACGCGTGGAGTTTTTGAAGTTGATCCGTCGGGGCAACGTCGGTGATTCGGACTGATTTCTCGGTGATCGTCTAGCGTCCTGTTTCGCTCGCCACATTCCGCACAAAGGCCCGGACGGCGTCATTGAACCTTTCGGACTGCTCCAGGTTCGTGAGATGGGCGGCAGCCGGAATGACAACCGATCGTGCCCCGGGGATCTGGTCGGCCATGAGTGTGGCGTCTGTCGGCGGAGTGGGAAGGTCCAATTCGCCGACGATGATTTGGGTGGGACACGTGATCTGCTTCAAGAACGGAACGGAATCGGGTCGTTCAGCCATCGCCATGAGATCTCCCGCAATGCCGGTGACTTGGTTGCCCTCGATCATCGTGCGCACACGCTGAACCAGCTCCGGCCTCG is a genomic window containing:
- a CDS encoding ferredoxin, whose product is MPRVTFLHSNGRSGDVEENISLLDAAKEVGFRLNHDCGGNASCTTCRVEVQSGHDHLSEIDFDEQDLLDREALTEPWHRLACQARVLGDVVVRVPEAKWENPTTATTEAWG
- a CDS encoding GTP cyclohydrolase I FolE, encoding MEDTGGTGKPADLRVLQSLVTEMLLALGEKPGRNGLLKTPERVAKALAFMTQGYQRDIDHLLNGALFPIEYDEMVIVKDIDFFSMCEHHLLPFFGRVHVGYLPNKKVVGLSKIPRIVDTFARRLQVQERLTVQIAETLSTKLNAHGVGVVVEARHLCMMMRGVEKQNTVAVTSSMLGAFRSQSQTRVEFLKLIRRGNVGDSD